A part of Solea solea chromosome 8, fSolSol10.1, whole genome shotgun sequence genomic DNA contains:
- the susd2 gene encoding sushi domain-containing protein 2 isoform X2, protein MTEYILYLCFLKTNMTIRLSRAIFLCGIILICSSKAADQTCRGRCGYIQEDCSCHTTCVSLLNCCADYNQTCFQVIPHSSSMLGGRALRILGLVLHPEAQLFCRFKEEIMREGFIDAEGHAHCISPLLFETGWIPFDILIDGIDFARSGEYLSVHPSKADPTDEVTLRNATRWQFYGTPNVTGWLSMTWNSSLIGADEVNIELWGYREVTRSTEAGMNSSSSLQAELSYLYSLGRNQVNTGTFSFMPESSEVSSDWEIGNIRITASSESDGRRDVQGLWSRAHVLAGHLEQAFRDDSAAWAKNKCLQWDLREKTLPGFLNELIDCPCTLAQARADTGRFHTDYSCDIERGSVCTYHPGSVHCVRAIQASPTHGSGQQCCYDSTGALMLTGDSIGAGTPDRAHEWGSPPYREPPRVPGYSHWLYDVMSFYHCCLWSDHCHVYFSHRPSSGCRNYQPPKAGVVFGDPHFITFDGLNYMFNGEGEYNLVSSPDRELSVQARTEGVKHENNTRARATWLSSLAMKEKTSDVIEVRQAEGHLQVLRNQKVLPFTEQKWMDLHGVFVFAPSPQNVTVMFLSGVGVELRVHKGLMAVTVLLPPEFTNLTQGLFGVMNSNPSDDLLTQQGDVVSSEDATAEEIFTFGSGWNIPKKSSLFTYDSKYLLDTYSFPQNHNSAFVPVFSLPETPDDPLVADMLTMCFGEGAQLCKHDTLTTRSLAVGNATLRAFHTFQALMKVLQPVVSCGWLPTPRNGKKNGTHYLAGDTLSFSCNEGYLLYGSTQRTCLYDRTWTGEQLYCLRDDNVGFILGTVGSITALVTMGVLIKLHNRKQDSP, encoded by the exons ATGACTGAATACATActatatttgtgttttctcaAGACAAACATGACAATACGTCTGAGTCGGGCCATTTTTCTCTGTGGGATTATTCTTATTTGTTCTTCAAAAGCAGCTG atcAAACATGCCGTGGTAGGTGTGGATACATACAGGAGGATTGTTCCTGCCATACAACCTGTGTATCATTGCTGAACTGCTGTGCAGACTACAACCAGACCTGTTTTCAGGTGATACCTCACTCCAGCTCCATGCTGGGTGGAAGAGCCCTCAGGATCCTTGGTTTAGTTCTTCATCCTGAAGCACAGCTTTTCTGCAG GTTCAAAGAGGAAATAATGAGAGAAGGTTTTATTGACGCTGAAGGCCACGCCCACTGTATCTCTCCTTTATTGTTTGAGACAGGTTGGATACCATTTGATATCTTAATCGATGGAATTGATTTTGCCAGATCTGGAGAGTATTTGTCAG TCCACCCCAGTAAAGCCGACCCCACTGATGAAGTCACCCTGCGGAATGCAACTCGGTGGCAGTTCTACGGCACACCAAACGTAACAGGGTGGCTCAGCATGACGTGGAACAGCTCTTTGATTGGAGCAGATGAGGTCAACATAGAGTTGTGGGGTTACAGAGAGGTCACCAGGAGCACAGAGGCTGGAATGAacagctcctcctctctgcaagCTGAGCTGAGCTACCTGTACTCTCTTGGCAGGAATCAGGTGAACACTGGCACCTTCAGCTTCATGCCTGAGTCATCAGAGGTCTCCTCTGACTGGGAGATTGGGAATATCCGCATAACTGCGAGTTCCGAGTCAGATGGAAGAAG GGATGTACAGGGACTCTGGAGTAGAGCTCATGTTTTAGCCGGGCACTTAGAGCAGGCTTTCAGAGATGACTCTGCTGCCTGGGCCAAGAACAAGTGTCTGCAGTGGGACTTACGGGAAAAGACATTGCCTGGCTTCCTCAATGAGCTCATTGACTGTCCTTGCACTCTGGCACAGGCCAGGGCAGATACAGGCAGGTTTCAT ACTGACTATAGTTGTGACATTGAGAGGGGCAGTGTGTGCACTTATCACCCGGGTAGTGTACACTGCGTCAGAGCGATTCAGGCCAG TCCTACACATGGGTCAGGACAGCAGTGCTGCTATGACAGCACAGGAGCTCTGATGTTGACCGGAGACTCGATTGGTGCCGGCACCCCAGACCGGGCTCATGAATGGGGCTCACCTCCATACAGGGAGCCACCCCGTGTGCCAGGGTATTCCCACTGGCTTTATGATGTCATGAGTTTCTACCACTGCTGCCTTTGGTCTGACCACTGCCACGTCTACTTCAGCCATCGACCCTCTAGCGGCTGTCGTAACTACCAGCCCCCAAAGGCTG GTGTCGTCTTTGGCGATCCCCATTTCATTACCTTTGACGGCCTCAACTACATGTTCAATGGCGAGGGAGAGTACAACCTTGTGTCGTCACCGGACAGAGAGCTGAGTGTTCAGGCCAGAACAGAAGGAGTTAAACATGAGAACA ATACCAGGGCCAGAGCCACATGGCTGTCGTCATTGGCTATGAAGGAGAAGACCTCTGACGTCATTGAGGTGCGTCAAGCAGAAGGACACCTTCAGGTGCTGAGGAACCAAAAGGTCCTTCCTTTCACTGAGCAAAAATGGATGGACCTGCACG GAGTATTTGTGTTCGCTCCCAGTCCTCAGAATGTGACGGTGATGTTCCTCTCTGGTGTTGGTGTGGAGCTGCGTGTGCATAAAGGACTCATGGCAGTGACTGTCCTGCTGCCGCCAGAGTTTACCAACCTCACTCAGGGTCTCTTCGGAGTAATGAACTCTAACCCGTCTGATGATCTGCTGACGCAACAAGGAGACGTGGTCTCCTCAGAAGACGCCACGGCAGAGGAAATCTTTACCTTTGGCTCTGGCT GGAATATTCCAAAGAAGTCCTCCCTTTTCACATACGACTCCAAGTACCTTTTGGACACTTACAGTTTCCCACAGAACCACAACTCTGCTTTTGTTCCCGTCTTTTCTCTACCTGAGACACCCGATGACCCTCTGGTGGCAGACATGTTGACAATGTGCTTTGGAGAAGGGGCACAGCTCTGTAAACATGACACCCTGACCACTCGAAGCCTTGCAGTGGGAAACGCCACACTCAGGGCCTTCCACACCTTTCAGGCCTTAATGAAAGTCCTGCAGCCAG TGGTGTCTTGTGGCTGGCTCCCCACACCTAGGAATGGAAAGAAGAATGGGACACATTATTTAGCGGGGGATACTTTGAGCTTCTCCTGCAATGAAGGCTATTTACTGTACGGCTCAACACAGCGCACTTGTCTTTATGATAGGACCTGGACAGGAGAGCAACTCTACTGTTTAAGAG
- the susd2 gene encoding sushi domain-containing protein 2 isoform X1, with protein MTEYILYLCFLKTNMTIRLSRAIFLCGIILICSSKAADQTCRGRCGYIQEDCSCHTTCVSLLNCCADYNQTCFQVIPHSSSMLGGRALRILGLVLHPEAQLFCRFKEEIMREGFIDAEGHAHCISPLLFETGWIPFDILIDGIDFARSGEYLSVHPSKADPTDEVTLRNATRWQFYGTPNVTGWLSMTWNSSLIGADEVNIELWGYREVTRSTEAGMNSSSSLQAELSYLYSLGRNQVNTGTFSFMPESSEVSSDWEIGNIRITASSESDGRRDVQGLWSRAHVLAGHLEQAFRDDSAAWAKNKCLQWDLREKTLPGFLNELIDCPCTLAQARADTGRFHTDYSCDIERGSVCTYHPGSVHCVRAIQASPTHGSGQQCCYDSTGALMLTGDSIGAGTPDRAHEWGSPPYREPPRVPGYSHWLYDVMSFYHCCLWSDHCHVYFSHRPSSGCRNYQPPKAGVVFGDPHFITFDGLNYMFNGEGEYNLVSSPDRELSVQARTEGVKHENNTRARATWLSSLAMKEKTSDVIEVRQAEGHLQVLRNQKVLPFTEQKWMDLHGVFVFAPSPQNVTVMFLSGVGVELRVHKGLMAVTVLLPPEFTNLTQGLFGVMNSNPSDDLLTQQGDVVSSEDATAEEIFTFGSGWNIPKKSSLFTYDSKYLLDTYSFPQNHNSAFVPVFSLPETPDDPLVADMLTMCFGEGAQLCKHDTLTTRSLAVGNATLRAFHTFQALMKVLQPVVSCGWLPTPRNGKKNGTHYLAGDTLSFSCNEGYLLYGSTQRTCLYDRTWTGEQLYCLRDDNVGFILGTVGSITALVTMGVLIKLHNRKQDRERGEKPDQMVTHVL; from the exons ATGACTGAATACATActatatttgtgttttctcaAGACAAACATGACAATACGTCTGAGTCGGGCCATTTTTCTCTGTGGGATTATTCTTATTTGTTCTTCAAAAGCAGCTG atcAAACATGCCGTGGTAGGTGTGGATACATACAGGAGGATTGTTCCTGCCATACAACCTGTGTATCATTGCTGAACTGCTGTGCAGACTACAACCAGACCTGTTTTCAGGTGATACCTCACTCCAGCTCCATGCTGGGTGGAAGAGCCCTCAGGATCCTTGGTTTAGTTCTTCATCCTGAAGCACAGCTTTTCTGCAG GTTCAAAGAGGAAATAATGAGAGAAGGTTTTATTGACGCTGAAGGCCACGCCCACTGTATCTCTCCTTTATTGTTTGAGACAGGTTGGATACCATTTGATATCTTAATCGATGGAATTGATTTTGCCAGATCTGGAGAGTATTTGTCAG TCCACCCCAGTAAAGCCGACCCCACTGATGAAGTCACCCTGCGGAATGCAACTCGGTGGCAGTTCTACGGCACACCAAACGTAACAGGGTGGCTCAGCATGACGTGGAACAGCTCTTTGATTGGAGCAGATGAGGTCAACATAGAGTTGTGGGGTTACAGAGAGGTCACCAGGAGCACAGAGGCTGGAATGAacagctcctcctctctgcaagCTGAGCTGAGCTACCTGTACTCTCTTGGCAGGAATCAGGTGAACACTGGCACCTTCAGCTTCATGCCTGAGTCATCAGAGGTCTCCTCTGACTGGGAGATTGGGAATATCCGCATAACTGCGAGTTCCGAGTCAGATGGAAGAAG GGATGTACAGGGACTCTGGAGTAGAGCTCATGTTTTAGCCGGGCACTTAGAGCAGGCTTTCAGAGATGACTCTGCTGCCTGGGCCAAGAACAAGTGTCTGCAGTGGGACTTACGGGAAAAGACATTGCCTGGCTTCCTCAATGAGCTCATTGACTGTCCTTGCACTCTGGCACAGGCCAGGGCAGATACAGGCAGGTTTCAT ACTGACTATAGTTGTGACATTGAGAGGGGCAGTGTGTGCACTTATCACCCGGGTAGTGTACACTGCGTCAGAGCGATTCAGGCCAG TCCTACACATGGGTCAGGACAGCAGTGCTGCTATGACAGCACAGGAGCTCTGATGTTGACCGGAGACTCGATTGGTGCCGGCACCCCAGACCGGGCTCATGAATGGGGCTCACCTCCATACAGGGAGCCACCCCGTGTGCCAGGGTATTCCCACTGGCTTTATGATGTCATGAGTTTCTACCACTGCTGCCTTTGGTCTGACCACTGCCACGTCTACTTCAGCCATCGACCCTCTAGCGGCTGTCGTAACTACCAGCCCCCAAAGGCTG GTGTCGTCTTTGGCGATCCCCATTTCATTACCTTTGACGGCCTCAACTACATGTTCAATGGCGAGGGAGAGTACAACCTTGTGTCGTCACCGGACAGAGAGCTGAGTGTTCAGGCCAGAACAGAAGGAGTTAAACATGAGAACA ATACCAGGGCCAGAGCCACATGGCTGTCGTCATTGGCTATGAAGGAGAAGACCTCTGACGTCATTGAGGTGCGTCAAGCAGAAGGACACCTTCAGGTGCTGAGGAACCAAAAGGTCCTTCCTTTCACTGAGCAAAAATGGATGGACCTGCACG GAGTATTTGTGTTCGCTCCCAGTCCTCAGAATGTGACGGTGATGTTCCTCTCTGGTGTTGGTGTGGAGCTGCGTGTGCATAAAGGACTCATGGCAGTGACTGTCCTGCTGCCGCCAGAGTTTACCAACCTCACTCAGGGTCTCTTCGGAGTAATGAACTCTAACCCGTCTGATGATCTGCTGACGCAACAAGGAGACGTGGTCTCCTCAGAAGACGCCACGGCAGAGGAAATCTTTACCTTTGGCTCTGGCT GGAATATTCCAAAGAAGTCCTCCCTTTTCACATACGACTCCAAGTACCTTTTGGACACTTACAGTTTCCCACAGAACCACAACTCTGCTTTTGTTCCCGTCTTTTCTCTACCTGAGACACCCGATGACCCTCTGGTGGCAGACATGTTGACAATGTGCTTTGGAGAAGGGGCACAGCTCTGTAAACATGACACCCTGACCACTCGAAGCCTTGCAGTGGGAAACGCCACACTCAGGGCCTTCCACACCTTTCAGGCCTTAATGAAAGTCCTGCAGCCAG TGGTGTCTTGTGGCTGGCTCCCCACACCTAGGAATGGAAAGAAGAATGGGACACATTATTTAGCGGGGGATACTTTGAGCTTCTCCTGCAATGAAGGCTATTTACTGTACGGCTCAACACAGCGCACTTGTCTTTATGATAGGACCTGGACAGGAGAGCAACTCTACTGTTTAAGAG
- the si:dkey-174n20.1 gene encoding retinol dehydrogenase 14: MYLFYTIIAALVSFFVLKWMKKRRYCTDLKRLDGKTVLITGGSSGIGKETAVALAMRGARVIIACRDQDKAAKAVREIKFKSHSLNVAHMELDLGNLRSVRDFCKSFLQREKSLDILINNAGMPSVLDWTDDGFSMCFGVNHLGHFLLTNLLLPRLKECAPSRVITLTCSNYKYQKLDFQDLNYNLLPFFTYCRSKLANIYFSQELARITEGKDITCYAVHPGFVQSGWTCHFSILFRMMMQVIMWMFFVPCEMGAQTVIYCAVSDEAAKHSGGYFVDCRPATLRPFARDAGVAKKLWEASEGLVKLV; encoded by the exons atgtaTTTGTTCTACACAATTATTGCAGCATTGGTTTCTTTTTTCGTTTTGAAATGGATGAAAAAGAGGAGGTACTGCACTGACCTGAAAAGACTCGATGGCAAAACAGTTCTCATTACAG GTGGGAGTTCTGGTATCGGCAAAGAGACAGCCGTTGCCTTGGCCATGAGAGGAGCCCGTGTCATCATCGCTTGCAGAGACCAGGACAAAGCTGCGAAGGCTGTGAGAGAGATCAAATTTAAGAGTCACAGTCTGAACGTTGCTCACATGGAGCTGGATCTGGGCAACCTGCGCTCTGTGAGGGACTTCTGCAAGAGCTTCCTTCAGAGAGAGAAGAGCCTTGACATCCTGATCAATAACGCAG GTATGCCCAGTGTCCTTGACTGGACAGACGATGGCTTCAGCATGTGTTTTGGCGTCAACCACTTGGGTCACTTCCTCCTTACCAATCTCCTCCTGCCTCGTCTGAAAGAATGTGCTCCCAGCAGGGTGATCACCCTCACATGCTCCAACTACAAATACCAGAAGCTGGACTTCCAAGACCTCAACTACAACCTGCTGCCCTTCTTCACCTACTGCCGCAGCAAGCTGGCCAACATCTACTTTAGTCAGGAACTGGCTCGCATCACAGAAGGAAAAGATATCACCTGCTATGCTGTGCACCCCG GTTTTGTCCAAAGTGGCTGGACGTGCCACTTCTCCATCCTGTTCCGGATGATGATGCAGGTGATCATGTGGATGTTTTTTGTGCCGTGTGAGATGGGAGCTCAGACTGTCATCTACTGTGCCGTGTCAGACGAAGCGGCCAAACATAGTGGCGGTTACTTTGTTGACTGCCGACCTGCCACTCTGCGTCCTTTCGCTAGAGACGCTGGTGTGGCCAAGAAACTGTGGGAGGCCAGTGAGGGACTGGTAAAACTGGTCTGA